A single region of the Microlunatus panaciterrae genome encodes:
- a CDS encoding BlaI/MecI/CopY family transcriptional regulator yields the protein MNTLGDLERAVMERLWSRPEPQSVREVQAGLTTERDLAYTTVMTVLDRLAKKKLATRRRDGRAYRYSAARSREQLVAEVMHTALDGSRADRTAALVEFVGRVSPDEAAALRAALSRLDATSADEVHLAG from the coding sequence GTGAACACGTTGGGCGATCTGGAGCGCGCGGTGATGGAACGGCTGTGGAGCCGGCCGGAGCCGCAGTCGGTGCGGGAGGTGCAGGCCGGGCTGACGACCGAGCGGGATCTGGCCTACACCACGGTGATGACGGTGCTGGACCGGCTGGCGAAGAAGAAGCTGGCCACCCGGCGCCGCGACGGCCGGGCCTACCGCTACTCCGCGGCCCGGTCCCGCGAGCAGCTGGTCGCCGAGGTCATGCACACCGCCCTGGACGGCTCCAGGGCCGACCGGACCGCAGCGCTGGTGGAGTTCGTCGGCCGGGTCAGCCCGGACGAGGCCGCCGCACTGCGGGCCGCACTGTCCCGGCTCGACGCGACCTCGGCCGACGAGGTCCATCTCGCCGGCTGA
- a CDS encoding helix-turn-helix domain-containing protein, translating into MSDSVGPQDRLTEDEQITISSTNLRGLTHPLRVKLLGLLRTGGRATATSLAAQLQTTSGAVSYHLRQLERYGFITEDTGHGNGRERWWRARHQRSEYDELSQQPADAEIARWFTDQIAAEAARRVLAASRQWRSWPPEWRSVFSVADSLLALTPTEAKQLGRDLQAVVDGYRPHRPDEPAPAGTAVVAVQFQTFLQPVDPS; encoded by the coding sequence GTGTCAGACTCCGTCGGCCCGCAGGATCGCCTTACCGAGGACGAACAGATCACCATCAGCAGCACCAACCTGCGCGGGCTCACCCACCCGTTGCGGGTCAAGCTGCTCGGGCTGCTCCGTACCGGCGGTCGAGCCACCGCGACCTCGCTGGCCGCCCAGCTGCAGACCACCAGCGGCGCCGTCTCCTATCACCTCCGCCAGCTCGAGAGGTACGGGTTCATCACCGAGGACACCGGCCACGGCAACGGGCGCGAACGCTGGTGGCGGGCCCGGCACCAGCGCTCCGAGTACGACGAGCTCAGCCAGCAGCCCGCCGACGCCGAGATCGCCCGCTGGTTCACCGACCAGATCGCCGCCGAGGCGGCCCGGCGGGTTCTCGCCGCCTCCCGTCAGTGGCGGAGCTGGCCGCCCGAGTGGCGATCGGTGTTCAGCGTCGCGGACTCGCTGCTCGCCCTCACCCCGACCGAGGCGAAGCAGCTGGGTCGCGACCTGCAGGCGGTGGTGGACGGCTACCGACCGCACCGGCCGGATGAGCCGGCACCGGCCGGCACGGCCGTAGTCGCCGTCCAGTTCCAGACCTTCCTGCAGCCGGTCGACCCGTCATGA
- the cydD gene encoding thiol reductant ABC exporter subunit CydD produces the protein MRPVDPRLLRRAGAVRGYLAAGVLIGTLLSTLVVLQAWWLATALGETFHRHTLTAVLAVLPLLAGGFIARALLTWWHALLAARTSAAVKSQLRTEITAAQLSRPDDRGLPTGALVTVMTQGLDALDGYFAKYLPQLVLAVTVPLVVGIAILSADPLSAVIVGLTLPLIPVFMILVGWMTEQRLRRRWRVQARLAHHFADLMAGLPTLQVFGRARAQAEGLRRIGEQHRRETMATLRVSFLSALVLELLATLSVAVVAVGIGLRVVDGQLSLTVALFVLILAPEAYLPLRQVGAHYHDAADGVAAVEQAFALIERPAVPSGHAEPPDLSESTVELVGLGVDFDQRPALAEVDLVIGPGEIVALVGPSGAGKSTLLRVLMGFRRADRGRVLVGGRELGDLDLRAWRQRLAWVAQRPALLRGSIADNVALGAAGAPRSRIEAALELAGAGGLDPDRVIEEDGVTLSSGEIRRVALARALLKIDCGGGQLLLLDEPTAGLDAATELVAIEALRSLGVGGLVVTHRDALAAAADRVVELRAPERTPA, from the coding sequence ATGCGACCGGTGGACCCACGGCTGCTCCGCCGCGCCGGCGCGGTCCGGGGCTACCTGGCGGCGGGCGTGCTGATCGGCACTCTGCTCTCCACCCTGGTGGTGCTGCAGGCCTGGTGGCTGGCGACCGCCCTCGGTGAGACCTTCCACCGCCACACCCTCACCGCGGTCCTGGCGGTGCTGCCGCTGCTGGCCGGTGGCTTCATCGCCCGCGCTCTGCTGACCTGGTGGCACGCCCTACTGGCCGCCCGGACCTCGGCTGCGGTGAAGTCTCAACTGCGCACCGAGATCACGGCGGCCCAGCTGAGCCGCCCCGACGACCGGGGCCTGCCCACCGGTGCACTGGTGACGGTGATGACGCAGGGCCTCGATGCGCTGGACGGCTATTTCGCCAAGTATCTCCCGCAGCTGGTGCTGGCAGTCACGGTGCCGCTCGTCGTCGGGATCGCCATCCTCTCCGCCGACCCGCTGTCCGCGGTCATCGTCGGCCTGACCCTGCCGCTGATCCCGGTCTTCATGATCCTGGTGGGCTGGATGACCGAGCAACGCCTCCGCCGTCGTTGGCGCGTCCAGGCACGGCTGGCGCACCACTTCGCCGACCTGATGGCCGGCCTGCCGACCCTGCAGGTGTTCGGCCGGGCCCGAGCGCAGGCCGAGGGCCTACGCCGGATCGGCGAGCAGCACCGACGCGAGACCATGGCGACCCTACGGGTGTCCTTCCTGTCCGCGCTGGTGCTCGAGCTGCTGGCGACGCTGTCGGTGGCGGTGGTGGCGGTCGGCATCGGGCTGCGGGTGGTGGACGGCCAGCTGAGCCTCACTGTCGCCCTGTTCGTCCTCATCCTGGCTCCGGAGGCCTACCTGCCGCTGCGCCAGGTGGGCGCGCACTACCACGACGCGGCCGACGGGGTGGCCGCGGTGGAGCAGGCGTTCGCCCTGATCGAACGGCCGGCGGTCCCCTCCGGGCACGCCGAACCGCCCGACCTGAGCGAGAGCACGGTCGAGCTGGTGGGCCTCGGGGTCGACTTCGACCAGCGCCCGGCGCTGGCGGAGGTGGACCTGGTGATCGGACCCGGGGAGATCGTCGCCCTCGTCGGGCCCAGCGGCGCCGGCAAGTCGACCCTGCTGCGGGTGCTGATGGGCTTCCGACGGGCCGACCGGGGCCGGGTGCTGGTCGGCGGCCGGGAGCTCGGCGACCTCGACCTCCGCGCCTGGCGGCAACGGCTGGCCTGGGTGGCTCAACGACCCGCCCTGCTGCGCGGAAGCATCGCCGACAATGTCGCGCTCGGGGCGGCAGGCGCACCACGGTCCCGGATCGAGGCGGCCCTGGAGCTGGCCGGAGCGGGCGGGCTGGACCCGGACCGGGTGATCGAGGAGGACGGCGTGACCCTGTCCAGCGGCGAGATCCGGCGGGTGGCCTTGGCCAGGGCGCTGCTGAAGATCGACTGCGGCGGTGGCCAACTGCTGCTGCTGGACGAACCGACGGCAGGTCTCGACGCGGCGACCGAGCTGGTGGCGATCGAGGCGCTGCGTTCGCTGGGTGTCGGCGGTCTGGTCGTGACTCACCGCGACGCACTGGCGGCAGCGGCAGACCGGGTGGTGGAGCTCCGCGCACCGGAACGGACGCCGGCATGA
- a CDS encoding MFS transporter produces MTDDRRPLIALLVVSAIANIGTRVSAIAIPWFVLTGTGSATATGLVAAFELLPYVLVKALGGPVVDRIGQRKVSLGADLASALVIGAVPALHLLGLLSFPVLLALVAVGGGLRGPGDNAKHTSVPLVAEVAGVPLERVTGLFGAIERGSGLVAPGVAAAMIALVDAPGAIAVTAGCFALSAMVVAVFLPTSFDRSGPGTECPETAGGYLARLRAGFSFLLGDRLLLMLVLMIAVTNLIDVAKTTVLLPVWAQRGGHGVGSISLMLTCMAGFSMVSSLLASWLGPRLPRRLTYFGCFLIAGPAPFVVLGLGWPVWSIALVYCVAGFASGFLNPLLGAIFYERIPRPLLGRVSGLSDATAWAGMPFGGLVGAGLIALVGLSPTFLLLAGGYLLATMIPGLLSAHLFDPPGPAPAAPADQDVSASTAGGSASRPRASA; encoded by the coding sequence ATGACCGACGACCGGCGCCCGCTCATCGCCCTGCTGGTGGTCAGCGCCATCGCCAACATCGGCACCCGGGTGTCGGCGATCGCGATCCCCTGGTTCGTCCTCACCGGCACCGGCTCGGCCACTGCGACCGGGCTGGTGGCCGCCTTCGAGCTGCTGCCCTATGTCCTGGTCAAGGCGTTGGGCGGCCCGGTGGTGGACCGGATCGGCCAGCGCAAGGTCAGTCTCGGCGCCGACCTGGCCAGCGCCCTGGTGATCGGGGCCGTCCCCGCCCTGCACCTGCTGGGGCTGCTGAGCTTCCCGGTGCTGCTGGCCCTGGTCGCCGTCGGCGGGGGCCTGCGGGGTCCGGGCGACAACGCCAAGCACACCTCGGTGCCGCTGGTGGCCGAGGTCGCCGGGGTGCCCCTGGAGCGGGTCACCGGGCTGTTCGGTGCGATCGAGCGTGGCTCCGGGTTGGTCGCGCCGGGCGTGGCTGCGGCGATGATCGCGCTGGTCGACGCTCCCGGCGCGATTGCGGTCACGGCCGGCTGCTTCGCGCTGTCGGCGATGGTCGTCGCGGTCTTCCTTCCTACGTCCTTCGACCGCTCCGGGCCCGGCACGGAGTGTCCCGAGACCGCCGGCGGCTACCTGGCCCGGCTGCGCGCGGGGTTCTCCTTCCTGCTCGGCGACCGACTGCTGCTGATGTTGGTGCTGATGATCGCGGTGACCAACCTGATCGACGTGGCCAAGACCACCGTGCTGCTGCCGGTCTGGGCGCAGCGGGGCGGCCACGGTGTCGGGTCGATCAGCCTGATGCTCACCTGCATGGCAGGTTTCTCGATGGTCAGCTCCCTGCTGGCCAGCTGGCTCGGACCTCGGCTGCCGCGCCGGCTGACCTACTTCGGCTGCTTCCTCATCGCCGGACCGGCTCCATTCGTGGTGCTGGGGTTGGGATGGCCGGTCTGGTCCATTGCCCTGGTCTACTGTGTGGCCGGGTTCGCCTCCGGGTTCCTCAACCCGCTGCTCGGTGCGATCTTCTACGAGCGGATCCCCCGGCCGCTGCTCGGCCGGGTCTCGGGACTGAGCGACGCGACCGCCTGGGCCGGGATGCCGTTCGGCGGCCTGGTCGGCGCCGGGCTGATCGCGCTGGTCGGGCTGAGCCCGACCTTCCTGCTGCTTGCCGGCGGCTACCTGCTGGCCACCATGATCCCCGGGCTGTTGTCGGCGCACCTGTTCGACCCGCCAGGCCCCGCACCCGCAGCGCCGGCTGATCAGGACGTCAGCGCCAGCACCGCCGGTGGCAGCGCGAGCAGACCCAGAGCCAGCGCATAG
- the cydB gene encoding cytochrome d ubiquinol oxidase subunit II has product MELTTVWFIVIAFLWIGYFVLEGFDFGVGMLVGLLGRDDRERRVLINTIGPVWDGNEVWVLVAGGATFAAFPEWYATLFSGFYLPLLLILVALIIRGVAFEYRGKRPEARWKARWDACIIIGSAVPALLWGVAFGNILRGVPINADGEYVGGFVNLLNPFALLAGVATCTLFLTHGAVFVALKTDGEIRHRANRFAARIGLAAAAVTVALAVWLNLTEGTPVSWLVSALAAMSLVGALVANRLGREGWAFIGSAATIALLFVAAFVSLFPDVMPSSLDPAWNLTTTNAASTPYTLRIMTWAAAVGTPVVLVYQAWTYWTFRKRISVAAIPVEPAVPAETAGR; this is encoded by the coding sequence ATGGAACTGACCACGGTCTGGTTCATCGTCATCGCCTTCCTGTGGATCGGCTATTTCGTCCTCGAGGGCTTCGACTTCGGCGTCGGCATGCTGGTCGGGCTGCTCGGCCGCGACGACCGGGAACGCCGGGTGTTGATCAACACCATCGGTCCGGTCTGGGACGGCAACGAGGTCTGGGTGCTGGTGGCCGGCGGCGCCACCTTCGCCGCCTTCCCCGAGTGGTACGCCACCCTGTTCAGCGGCTTCTACCTCCCGTTGCTGCTGATTCTGGTGGCGTTGATCATCCGCGGGGTGGCCTTCGAGTACCGCGGAAAGCGGCCGGAGGCGCGGTGGAAGGCCCGCTGGGACGCCTGCATCATCATCGGCTCGGCCGTCCCGGCCCTGCTCTGGGGGGTGGCCTTCGGCAACATCCTGCGCGGCGTGCCGATCAACGCCGACGGTGAGTACGTCGGAGGCTTCGTCAACCTGCTCAACCCGTTCGCCCTGCTCGCCGGGGTGGCCACCTGCACCCTGTTCCTCACCCACGGTGCCGTCTTCGTCGCGCTCAAGACCGACGGCGAGATCCGGCATCGGGCCAACCGGTTCGCCGCCCGGATCGGGCTGGCCGCCGCGGCGGTCACCGTCGCGCTGGCCGTCTGGCTCAACCTGACGGAGGGCACGCCGGTGAGCTGGCTGGTCAGCGCTCTCGCAGCCATGTCCCTGGTCGGCGCGCTGGTGGCGAACCGGCTCGGCCGGGAGGGCTGGGCCTTCATCGGCAGCGCGGCCACCATCGCGCTGCTGTTCGTGGCGGCCTTCGTCAGCCTGTTCCCCGACGTCATGCCCAGCTCGCTCGACCCGGCGTGGAACCTGACCACGACGAACGCCGCCTCCACCCCGTACACCCTGAGGATCATGACCTGGGCGGCCGCTGTCGGCACCCCGGTGGTGCTGGTCTATCAGGCCTGGACCTACTGGACGTTCCGGAAGCGGATCAGCGTGGCCGCCATTCCGGTGGAGCCGGCGGTTCCGGCCGAGACCGCCGGTCGGTAG
- the sppA gene encoding signal peptide peptidase SppA, with protein MPVLPGHRPPLLLELDLTTLPVAPDPDDPLARLRARARRQLRPTLRALHEAADDRRVVGLVAKVGGALPWAAMQELRLAVRAFAASGKPTVAWAESFGEGSRDLAAYMLASAFDEIWLQPGGGVGLLGVGVETTFLRGALDRLGIEPQLEQRHEYKNAADRVMRTGFTPAHRESLERLAESVFTDAVDAIAAGRGLAAARVRELADTGPRTAAEARAVGLVDRLGYRDTVYAELRSRLPARTELLFADRWRPRRRPAMPPRHRGHVALVEVRGSIVAGVTRRGATGRQVGSDSVCAELRAAAGDERVRAVVLHIDSPGGSAVASDTIWRDVCRVRELGTPVVVSMGEAAASGGYYIACPADVIVALPATLTGSIGVFGGKLVVHDLLERVGLTTGTVEQGERALMFSPRRGFRDDERARLAATIDAVYDDFVTKVAEGRRRTVAEIEAVARGRVWTGRDALRVGLVDELGGLRDAVRIARSLAGLPEEAPVLRALHVPMLARLGRPKNSDDPRARVGAAWPDLSEVAAALGVPAGAALRMPAISLR; from the coding sequence ATGCCCGTCCTGCCCGGCCATCGGCCACCGCTCCTGCTCGAGCTCGACCTGACCACGCTTCCGGTCGCGCCGGACCCGGACGATCCGTTGGCGCGTCTGCGCGCCCGCGCCCGACGCCAGCTCCGGCCCACCCTGCGTGCACTGCACGAGGCCGCCGATGACCGACGGGTGGTGGGCCTGGTCGCCAAGGTCGGCGGGGCCCTGCCGTGGGCGGCCATGCAGGAGCTGCGGCTGGCCGTACGGGCCTTCGCCGCGAGCGGCAAACCGACCGTCGCCTGGGCCGAGAGCTTCGGGGAGGGGTCGCGGGACCTGGCGGCCTACATGCTGGCCTCGGCCTTCGACGAGATCTGGCTGCAGCCCGGCGGCGGTGTCGGGCTGCTCGGCGTCGGTGTCGAGACCACCTTCCTCCGCGGGGCCCTCGACCGGCTCGGCATCGAGCCACAGCTGGAGCAGCGGCACGAGTACAAGAACGCCGCCGACCGGGTGATGCGCACCGGCTTCACCCCTGCCCACCGCGAGTCGCTGGAACGGCTGGCGGAGTCGGTCTTCACCGACGCAGTGGACGCCATCGCCGCCGGCCGCGGCCTGGCTGCGGCGAGGGTACGCGAGCTCGCCGACACGGGCCCGCGGACCGCCGCCGAGGCCCGCGCGGTCGGGCTGGTGGACCGGTTGGGCTATCGCGACACGGTGTATGCCGAGCTCAGGTCACGGCTGCCAGCCCGGACCGAGCTGCTGTTCGCCGACCGCTGGCGACCGCGGCGGCGGCCGGCGATGCCGCCGCGGCACCGGGGGCACGTCGCGCTGGTCGAGGTCCGGGGTTCGATCGTGGCCGGCGTGACGCGACGCGGCGCGACCGGGCGCCAGGTGGGCAGCGACTCCGTCTGCGCGGAGCTGCGGGCCGCCGCCGGTGACGAACGGGTGCGGGCGGTCGTCCTGCACATCGACTCACCGGGCGGGTCGGCGGTGGCCTCCGACACCATCTGGCGGGACGTCTGCCGGGTACGCGAGCTGGGGACACCGGTGGTCGTGTCGATGGGTGAGGCGGCGGCGTCCGGCGGCTACTACATCGCCTGCCCGGCCGATGTGATTGTCGCACTGCCAGCGACCCTGACCGGCTCGATCGGCGTGTTCGGCGGCAAGCTGGTGGTGCACGATCTGCTGGAGCGGGTCGGGCTGACGACCGGCACCGTCGAGCAGGGTGAGCGAGCGCTGATGTTCTCTCCGCGACGTGGCTTCCGCGACGACGAACGGGCCCGGTTGGCGGCGACCATCGACGCGGTCTACGACGACTTCGTGACCAAGGTGGCGGAGGGCCGGCGCCGGACGGTGGCCGAGATCGAGGCGGTGGCCAGGGGTCGGGTGTGGACCGGTCGCGACGCTCTTCGGGTCGGCCTGGTCGACGAGCTCGGCGGCCTCCGCGACGCCGTTCGGATCGCCCGCTCCCTGGCCGGGTTGCCCGAGGAAGCACCCGTGCTGCGCGCCCTGCACGTCCCGATGCTCGCCCGTCTCGGCCGGCCGAAGAACAGCGACGATCCGCGGGCCCGGGTCGGTGCGGCCTGGCCGGACCTGTCAGAGGTCGCCGCCGCTCTCGGCGTGCCCGCCGGCGCCGCCTTGAGGATGCCCGCGATCAGCCTGCGCTGA
- a CDS encoding cytochrome ubiquinol oxidase subunit I: protein MSAESLARWQFAITTVYHFFFVPITIGLSGLVAGLQTAWVRTGSERYLRLTRFFGKLFLINFAMGVVTGIVQEFQFGMNWSEYSRFVGDIFGAPLALEGLLAFFLESTFLGLWIFGWDRLPRRVHLACIWIVSVGTLLSAFFILAANSWMQHPVGFTLNEARGRAELTDFVAVLTNPVVLVTFPHQIFACYMVGGAFMAAIAGWHLHRLRSATPASEPTAAFRTALKVGAVTLLVSGLGVLVTGDLQGKVMTTVQPMKMAAAEALYETEQPAAFSIITIGSLDGSREVWSIKVPYLLSFLGTGDPQSEIKGINALQQSYEKTYGPGSYSPNIPLSYWTFRIMMGLGFAAMAAGAFLLWKIRRGRLPSGRLWLPLVLVLPFLPLLANSFGWIFTETGRQPWLVFGLLSTAAGVSPGTTVAEVLTSMITFTALYGVLAVVEVRLLITYIRQGLPEVAAVETEPADDVPLSFAY, encoded by the coding sequence ATGAGTGCCGAATCCCTGGCGCGCTGGCAGTTCGCGATCACCACCGTCTACCACTTCTTCTTCGTCCCGATCACCATCGGCCTGTCCGGTCTGGTCGCCGGGCTACAGACAGCCTGGGTCCGCACCGGCTCGGAGCGCTACCTGAGGCTGACCAGGTTCTTCGGCAAGCTCTTCCTGATCAACTTCGCGATGGGCGTCGTCACCGGCATCGTGCAGGAGTTCCAGTTCGGGATGAACTGGAGCGAGTACTCCCGCTTCGTCGGTGACATCTTCGGCGCTCCGCTGGCGCTGGAGGGACTGCTCGCCTTCTTCCTCGAGTCCACCTTCCTGGGTCTGTGGATCTTCGGCTGGGACCGGCTGCCCAGGCGGGTGCACCTGGCCTGCATCTGGATCGTCTCGGTCGGGACGCTGCTGAGCGCCTTCTTCATCCTCGCCGCCAACTCCTGGATGCAGCACCCGGTCGGGTTCACCCTCAACGAGGCCCGCGGCCGGGCCGAGCTCACCGACTTCGTCGCGGTGCTGACCAACCCTGTCGTGCTGGTCACCTTCCCGCACCAGATCTTCGCCTGCTACATGGTCGGCGGCGCGTTCATGGCCGCGATCGCCGGATGGCATCTGCACCGGCTGCGGTCCGCGACGCCCGCTTCGGAGCCCACGGCGGCGTTCCGTACGGCACTCAAGGTCGGTGCCGTCACCCTGCTCGTCTCCGGACTGGGCGTACTGGTCACCGGAGACCTCCAAGGCAAGGTGATGACCACCGTGCAGCCGATGAAGATGGCCGCAGCCGAGGCGCTCTACGAGACCGAGCAGCCGGCCGCGTTCTCGATCATCACCATCGGCAGCCTGGACGGCAGCCGCGAGGTCTGGTCGATCAAGGTGCCCTACCTGCTGTCCTTCCTCGGTACCGGCGACCCGCAGAGCGAGATCAAGGGCATCAACGCGCTACAGCAGTCCTATGAGAAGACGTACGGACCGGGCAGCTACAGCCCGAACATCCCGCTCAGCTACTGGACGTTCCGGATCATGATGGGGCTGGGCTTCGCCGCGATGGCGGCCGGTGCCTTCCTGCTCTGGAAGATCCGGCGAGGTCGACTGCCCAGTGGGCGGCTCTGGTTGCCGTTGGTGCTGGTGCTGCCGTTCCTGCCGCTGCTCGCCAACTCGTTCGGCTGGATCTTCACCGAGACCGGGCGCCAGCCCTGGCTGGTGTTCGGGCTGCTGTCGACGGCGGCCGGGGTCTCCCCCGGCACCACCGTGGCCGAGGTGCTGACGTCCATGATCACCTTCACCGCGCTCTACGGCGTGCTTGCCGTGGTCGAGGTGCGCCTGCTCATCACCTACATCAGACAGGGCCTGCCCGAGGTCGCGGCGGTGGAGACCGAGCCGGCTGACGACGTCCCCCTCAGCTTCGCCTACTGA
- a CDS encoding M56 family metallopeptidase, producing the protein MSGVALALVGLILVGPGPLWVVRWRFLHRVPRAAVVLWQAGSLAALLSVTGAGLLIGMGLLEATLPPVGVVAVQVALLAFVLLVVVRLLWSLLAVARRTALRRRRHRHAVDLLGQVDPSAPLPGVRVLAETLPLAYCLPGVTGSRVVLSEGTLATLTAEELRAVLAHEQAHLRARHDVVLDTFDALHRAFPIAVRSEIPHQQCRLLVEMLADDVARKRVGPGPLARALVAMAGAPVPRAALGVGQFGTLERVERLVAPPDHSRPLAGVVYALALGLLALPPAVLALTS; encoded by the coding sequence ATGAGCGGAGTGGCGCTGGCGCTGGTCGGCCTGATCCTGGTCGGACCGGGCCCGTTGTGGGTGGTGAGGTGGAGGTTTCTGCACCGGGTGCCGCGCGCGGCGGTGGTGCTCTGGCAGGCCGGCAGCCTCGCTGCGCTGCTCTCGGTGACCGGTGCCGGTCTGCTGATCGGGATGGGGCTGCTGGAGGCGACACTGCCGCCGGTCGGCGTGGTCGCCGTCCAGGTCGCCCTGCTGGCCTTCGTGCTGCTGGTGGTGGTCCGGTTGCTGTGGTCACTGCTCGCGGTGGCCCGGCGCACGGCGCTACGGCGGCGCAGACATCGTCACGCCGTCGACCTGCTCGGTCAGGTCGACCCGTCTGCTCCGCTGCCCGGCGTGCGGGTGCTGGCGGAGACGCTGCCGTTGGCCTACTGCCTGCCCGGCGTCACCGGGTCACGGGTGGTGCTGAGTGAGGGCACGCTGGCCACCCTGACAGCCGAGGAGCTGAGGGCGGTGCTGGCGCACGAGCAGGCCCATCTGCGTGCTCGCCACGATGTGGTGCTGGACACCTTCGACGCCCTGCACCGCGCCTTCCCGATCGCCGTGCGCAGCGAGATCCCGCATCAGCAGTGCCGACTGCTGGTGGAGATGCTGGCCGACGACGTGGCGAGGAAACGGGTCGGGCCGGGTCCGCTGGCGCGGGCTCTGGTGGCGATGGCCGGGGCACCGGTGCCACGGGCAGCTCTCGGGGTCGGCCAGTTCGGCACGCTGGAGCGGGTCGAACGACTGGTCGCGCCGCCGGACCACTCCCGCCCGCTCGCCGGCGTCGTCTATGCGCTGGCTCTGGGTCTGCTCGCGCTGCCACCGGCGGTGCTGGCGCTGACGTCCTGA
- the cydC gene encoding thiol reductant ABC exporter subunit CydC has protein sequence MKRTRLAAAIGLSALANTAGIGLMGTSAWLLSRAAEQPPVLYLMVAIVTVRALGLGRGVFRYLERLVGHQVALGSLTELRVRVYRRLTGTTLLGRDRGDLLARVTADVDAVVDLVVRVLVPAVSAALVTVATTVVLGALSPAAGVVVLVSALLAGWLVPLLSQWLARHADASLAPCRGELATALTEATGAATDLLAYGADEDMLRRVQQIDGRLRRAEARTAAIQGVAAGCQLLAAGGAVLGSLLVGARGVADGSLRPVYLAVLVLTPIALHEVLGTLIGVAHSWTRTRTALARVTDVLAAEPVGTGDRELPPRSSKGRLHAERLSVGWPGSLVLQHRLDLELGPGDRACLVGPSGSGKTTVAATLLGLIPARGGRVEVSGRVGYLAQDAYLFDTSVAENVRIGNRDATDDEIRVALDRVGLDLELDRLVGQHGVAVSGGEARRVALARLLVGAYDVVILDEPTEHLDADTADRLMRDVWDLFVDAVVLVITHDPAVIAATDVVVSTGAGLGVAPTVDSCPSCPAIGHRSCSSST, from the coding sequence ATGAAGCGCACTCGGCTGGCGGCCGCCATCGGCCTGTCCGCGCTCGCCAACACCGCCGGGATCGGGCTGATGGGCACCTCAGCCTGGCTGCTGTCCCGCGCCGCCGAGCAGCCACCGGTGCTCTACCTGATGGTGGCGATCGTCACCGTTCGGGCGCTCGGGCTGGGGCGCGGTGTCTTCCGCTACCTGGAGCGGCTGGTCGGCCACCAGGTGGCGCTGGGGTCGCTGACGGAACTCAGAGTCCGGGTCTACCGGCGGCTGACCGGCACCACCCTGCTGGGCCGCGACCGTGGTGACCTGCTGGCGCGGGTCACCGCCGATGTGGATGCGGTGGTGGACCTGGTGGTCCGGGTGCTGGTGCCGGCGGTGTCCGCAGCACTGGTCACGGTCGCTACCACGGTCGTGCTCGGCGCCCTGTCGCCGGCGGCGGGGGTGGTGGTGCTGGTCTCCGCGCTGCTCGCCGGCTGGCTGGTGCCGCTGCTGTCGCAATGGTTGGCCCGGCACGCGGACGCGTCGTTGGCGCCCTGCCGCGGCGAGCTGGCCACCGCCCTGACCGAGGCCACCGGGGCGGCGACGGACCTGCTGGCCTACGGCGCCGATGAGGACATGCTCCGGCGGGTCCAGCAGATCGACGGCCGGCTCCGGCGGGCGGAGGCCAGGACCGCGGCCATCCAGGGGGTGGCCGCCGGATGCCAGCTGCTGGCCGCCGGCGGAGCCGTGCTCGGCTCGCTGCTGGTGGGCGCCCGGGGGGTTGCCGACGGGAGCCTTCGGCCGGTCTACCTGGCCGTCCTGGTTCTGACGCCGATCGCGCTGCATGAGGTGCTCGGCACCCTGATCGGCGTCGCCCACAGCTGGACCCGGACCCGGACGGCGCTCGCCCGGGTCACCGACGTGCTCGCCGCGGAGCCGGTCGGGACCGGCGACCGGGAACTGCCGCCGCGCTCGAGCAAGGGACGGTTGCACGCCGAGCGGCTGTCCGTCGGCTGGCCCGGCAGCCTCGTCCTCCAGCACCGGCTGGACCTCGAGCTCGGTCCCGGCGACCGGGCCTGTCTGGTCGGTCCGAGCGGGTCCGGCAAGACCACCGTGGCAGCGACGCTGCTCGGCCTGATCCCCGCCCGCGGCGGCCGGGTCGAGGTGTCGGGCCGGGTCGGCTACCTCGCCCAGGACGCCTACCTCTTCGACACCTCGGTCGCCGAGAACGTCCGGATCGGCAACCGGGACGCAACCGACGACGAGATCCGGGTCGCGTTGGACCGCGTCGGCCTCGATCTGGAGCTCGATCGGCTGGTGGGCCAGCACGGCGTGGCCGTGTCGGGCGGCGAGGCCCGGCGGGTGGCGCTGGCCCGGCTGCTGGTGGGCGCCTACGACGTGGTCATCCTGGACGAGCCGACCGAGCATCTGGATGCCGACACCGCCGACCGGCTGATGCGCGATGTCTGGGACCTGTTCGTCGACGCCGTCGTGCTGGTGATCACCCACGACCCGGCGGTGATCGCCGCCACCGATGTCGTCGTCAGCACCGGCGCAGGTCTCGGGGTGGCGCCTACTGTGGATTCATGCCCGTCCTGCCCGGCCATCGGCCACCGCTCCTGCTCGAGCTCGACCTGA